The following nucleotide sequence is from Anopheles stephensi strain Indian chromosome 3, UCI_ANSTEP_V1.0, whole genome shotgun sequence.
GCTCAAGCTTTACGATACGCTGGTCATTCTGCTCTAAATCTATGTGCGGCAGCAATCGTGCATCGAGGATGTGATCCAACTGCTCAACCATGGCTCGTTTTTCATTGCGCAAAGTAGCTCCAACCTCGGCAATGAGCACCGGCGGCTCGCCTTTGGCAGAAGCATTTGCACATGGTGTGTCTGATAGTAGTGGCATCCGATGTTGATCATCGCCGGACCGTCGATGTTGGAATAGCTCATGCTTTGTACGCATGGTCAACTGTGTCCACATGTCCAGTTTGGATAGATCGCGCAATCCGACCGTTggttgtttgattttcttgACGATTCGCCCGTTTTCATTCACGTATTTGTATTTCTTCACAAAGTCCCACTTCCATTTCCACGAATTTTTAGTCACAGGTTTCTTCGTTTTCACTGACGACGTGGATGGTATGGCGCTCAACGCTGCACTGCTCGTCGTTGGCTTCGGATCCGTGCCATACTGCTCCACGGTTAGTAGCGTGGGAAACATTACGGATACGGCAGGAAGATTAGTTGCTTCGTGAATTTTGCTTTCCGTCGACACTGGGCTCTTGACGAGAGTGGACCGTACCGCTGGTACAACAGCTACCGGGCTCATTGGGCTCGGTGCACCGGGTGCAGGTGCTTCCAGTTTTCCGTCCAAGTGACAGCTTAGATTGTTTTTCACATTCTGTGTGACGGTTTCGTAGAAGTCTTCATCAAAAACGCCGTTGCTTGCTGCCACTAGCACAGCGCTATTGCTGCTAGACGCGTTGCCACTTACACCGCAGGTACTATCGCTCCAAACAATATTACCGGCCGGCGAACAACCCACCGATCCGCGATTGTTTAATCCACCCGCACTGTCACCCATTGGTCCGGTGCTAGGGACTAAAAGGTTGCCATTTGCTGCATTACCATCTGATCCTTTGTCGGATGATTTACTAGAATCCATCATATCGGGACCCCCGGGACCGTCTGCGGGCGGCAACGAGCTGGTGTGCAGGGTAGAACGTATGGTTTTCATCTTGGTGATTTTATTGTAGCAATTTTGTACCGGGTGCCCTTCGTCATGTGACAGTGCGAGACCCTTTTTCTTGGCTGTGAATTTTCCTAAACATGGCCCCGTGACTGAAGAAGTGGACGATGTAGACGATGCTGACGAAGATGGATCGGAAGATAGCAGTGAAGCGCTTGCATTAATTGAGGCAGCAGCCATAAGCCGCCGGCTCTGACGAGGTAATCTGTGCTGGGTAATGCCTAACCGTGACAGTAGCATGGGCTCAGAATTTCTTCTCAGCAATCGCTCCGACTTTTTAAAGGCCTTGGTGTTTGATTTGCCACTTTCCGCATCTTTATCGGCTACCAGCGCATTTGCATTGCGGAGCGACGATCGCAAACAGATGTTTTGTGCTGTCGATTCACCCTTCGCATTGCTGCCGTGAACACGATTGCTTGCACCGAGCCGATCCATCGACCGGGAGCTGGGTTCCGGGGCCGTTGGAAAAGACTCGTTTGGTTCCGTTACGATGCCGGGTTTAAGCGTTTTGCAGTTCACAATGCTGACGATCGGCTGTGGcaggtggtgttggtggtgaagAGTACAATCAATTTGAGTACTGTGACTAAAGGCTTTGAGAGCGGCTTTCGACTTGGGGCGCCCATTGTTGGTAGACGAATGTAACGCTTCCATGTGCGCTTCTCGTGCTTCGTCGTTCGGAAAACGTAGGGTACAGTGCTCGCAGGCGTAGTAGCGATCAGAGTGTACGGAAATCAGGTGCTTGAATAACTCTGGCAAATTTTCTGACATTAAGTTTAGAGTCTTGCTTTTATGGCAAAAGTGACAACAAGCGGAAATGTCTGTTCCGTTCAGCGCTGTCGACAGTACGCGCGCACTGCTTCGTCGTTCCTTCGCTATTCGATGAATGCGATCCGTGTGTTTGATCATCAACTTTTGGCTGCTGAAACTACGATCACAATACAAGCATAACACCTTGTACGCCGCATCGTGGGCGCGATCTGCGTCCGAAGCTGCACATCCCACCATATTGCAACGGTCCTGTTCTCGTCTCGTTGCACCGTCCGTAGGGCACCGATCGGTCGTGGGCGTGGGGCTTTTGTGCATTACATTTAGCATGCCCAGTATTGACTCCAACCGGTTCAGTGGCAAACTGCAAATAATGCTCGTGCTCGAAGAAGGATCAACAGTCGCTGACACTCTTTGTTCACTAGTCCGAAGATTCCCCGGCATGCTCTGGCCATTTATCGACCGAGACGAGCATAATGTAGTGGAAGTGCTGCCACCGGTGTCGGTACGATTCACTGTCAGTAGCCGGTGCGAAGTCCTGCGCTGACTTTGGCTCTCCTGCTCCACATCTTCCACCGGGCTACTTTTGGTCGAGGTTTCTTGCAGCTTGATGGTGGATTTCGGCGCGCTTTCCCGTAGGCTGGGAATTTCTGTGCAAATATTCTCACCCTCGATGCCGTTCTCGGTGGTTAAATCCGGCGGATGCTGTTCCTGATCACCACCTAGCTGGTGTAGGCGTATCATTTTAGTCTGCAAGAAGCAATAAAACAATGCGTTGTGAAACATTTGCAATTCTATGCAGCAGCACTCGAGCATTTGTTACCATGTTGACTTTGACATCGGCTGCCTTATTAGTCTATTTAATCCCGATTCCATACAGCATTAGATGATTGCCTGGTCCAGCACGGGGACTATTCGGTTCTGAAAAATGTATGTTCACAACACATAAAACCTAGTGCACCATCTGGAGTTCTAATATTCACATGTTAGTAAGCTTTAACCAACACAAGTAGGCAAAATATCTTATTAAATCTATATGTGAAGTGCATGAATGCATCGTGTCAGCCGAACTAGGACGACGGAATACGACTTGAATTTGCGCTTTACGGATTGCACCACATCTTCACTGCACTGATCCTTCTTCTCGTCCAAGAAACCGTTGACTTGCACCCATTGTAACAcacttttttcacattttgttATATGTCGTTCGCTACACAACATCAAAAAACAGGGTACGGGGAAGGAACTGCATAAACGGGTACGGAAGATGCCTCATTTTGAAGAAAAGACCCTGAGCACATCCTCGATATTACGCATACGCATCAAAGTTATACATACGGGGCAGATAGACGGTTGCTTATTGCTCCAAATGTAaatgctgttttgttttactttttttgtatgttatacatgctgcttctgctgcctgctgctgctctggtGCAAACATTTCTTCGCGCACGCACTAACAAACACAAGTATTGTTTCTGTTGTTGGtaaatgtgtgagtgtgtgttatttttttttgcctctacATAGCTTTCTCTAAACACCCTTTTTCTTGAACGTGATAGGCAATTTGATGCCCGACGAGGATTCTGCACATTAATGCTCTGGGAATAGTGCATCAAGCTTGGAGGGATGTTTTTGTTGCGTTCAACTCCACATGGAGGCAACTTTCTTTTCCTATTGCTTACTTTTGCACCTCGATCATGCACAATTGTGGTCGGCTGCTTAAAACGGATGTGGGCCAAAGTTTTCTGTGCGTTCGATTAATGGGCAACGCTTTTACACATGCATATTTCACATAACGTATGTTTACACATCTCTTACAGCAACGGAAATTCGATTTTATCTTGAGCTTTTGGCTCTCTTCTTGTTTAATTATTCCACGACGAGCAAAACGGTAGCCatcttgcttttcttttacgATTTTGCTTGATGGTGTGCGTTCGAGCTCGGTACGACTGCACAAAGGGCTTCGACACAGGACATGAGTCGAAAATTTGTGTTTTTACAGCTTAGAAAATATGTCTaagtcatttaaaaaaaagtaaaactttCTATAGTTTTTGGTGAACGAAGACGCATTGAAGACGCAttcatagttttttttaaacataactAAACGATACattgtgaaaaaacaatcaacttTTTAAACCAGATACATATTTAGTTAATTATCAATTAACTTCACCTTTTTATGCTTCCAAGCAGATTGgctgtgagtgtttgtgttttctttatttcataGACAGTGAGGGTTTTTCAGTTTGGTTCTTTTATTTGGCATCAACgcaaattttttttacaacagATATTTTGTAATGTGTAGATGAGGTCTAACCAGCAGAAAAGGCCTTTGAGGACTTTGGTGGTGAAATGTGGAATGAGCTGACAGCTTTCACAGAAAAGAGCTGTAAATtaagttttaaaacaaatctaaAGATTTGCACCACTTCCCAGAGTTGGGTTCATGCTATGTTTGGTGGTATTCTTatgttttccaaaaaaaacttGTGTTCAATCagaagaatacaaaaaaacttCTCTGATTGTTCAAGAAAATGCCATTAAACTGTCAACGTGATGACCGAGAGTGTCGTGTAGTGCGCAAAAATGACGTTTATCTCCGTGCCCCTATTTCAAAATGGCCACCAGTGTTGAAAAAAATTGATGGCGTCTATGTTGGCGAGTCCGCTCCGAGTGAAATTGTTACCATGACTGAACGTGAAAATACCATTTAAAATACAGAACAAAGACCGCATTCTCACGGGTAAATGTTGACGGTGGTTTATTGTGACGGCAGTGCGCTGAATGTATAGCAAGAGCGTGTTTTCCCGGATggtgtgataaaaaatttgGGAAATTGATTTAGTTAGTGCGAGGCGTTTGCATGTTGGTTTACGAGGGGTGGGGAGTTATAGATAAAATGTGTTCCGAAACCTAATATTATTACTACAAGCTAAATGCAAATCTGGATTCTGGAATAAGTGTGCCCGCGTTTAATGGATTACATTTCTTGCTGGGCGAAATATTGATATCAGTGAGAGTGTGGTGCGTAACgtaatggaaaataataaGAGGATGCAGAAAAATGGAACCAAGCTGCGGCTATCAAGGAAATGAAAGATTTTAGTGGAGCTCACAAATGTTTATTTCGTAATAATATAACGCGCATAGTGCTTGGTGCATACGACTTGACTTGTGCCATAGGTTACTCCATTATACAAGGATATAGAAACATTtgttggtggaaaacaaaataatagaaaatgaTGTATGTATGCGTCGATTGAATTTTGTTGGAGCCCAAATTTTCAAGTGTATCACCGAATACGGACGGAATAGCGACGGAGTGTATCGAATAcgaattgttattattttcattccaaTAATTTACACTAATCCAGTGAGTAGTTGGATGTGGTCGTTTTTTTGCACATTTATTTTGGTTTGGTGACAAAGTGAATTTTGGTCAAGCTTATCATTCGCTGTCGCTCGGAATAGGTTGCGCTCCGTAAGCTACCTGTCCTGCGTTAACGCAAAGTCGCAGTGAAAGCAGCACTGCTATCTGTGGGCAATAGTTGTGAAGGTGGCCGGTGTATGTATCAACATTAGGCCGCGACgcgtttgattttaaatttctgTTCCTCGTTCATCTCCGATGCACGGTCTACCACCGATTCTCAGGCACCGTCGCTTTGAGCATATAAAATTGCGTGTGTGAGTTTCTTTTCGTTCGAGTTGACATCCGAGTATTCGGAGAGAATCATCAACACACACCTATACCATGATAATCGCGCACGCATGCTATTGATGGGAAAACAATCGCGCCgcattatgtgtgtgttttttttttcaatcagtGTTCTTGAATGAGCTACAGTGTGccacagtgtgtgtgagtgtgtgtgtgtgtgtggcttttcCGATGCTTTTGTGTGATTGCAAGTCTTAGCAAAAGTGTGCGTTTCAAATTGGTCGGGATTGTACCGGTACTGTGTAATGCAATCTTTTGCTCAAGtgaaataatttacaaaataaattttttatggtttttaatttcttaaatTAATCAATACAATGGGACGTATGCTTAACCAAACGAAATACTTATATCCCATAAATTGTGTATTGATGAATGGTTCCCGTCACGACAGGCATGTGTTATTGTTCGTCGACAGCATGGAGTGCTTTAAGTATGACCAGACTTGCTTAAACAAATATGTTGATTTAATTGGTTTCATTAAAGGTGAAACGAAATACGGAATCGTACCATGCCATTCATGCTGTATATCTAGCATTTTATCGTGCACTTCTCTGTTCAGTTAGCCGAAAACCTTTTTGGCTTAGTTCGGTGCCTTAGTTCAGGCCAATAAGTTTATAACATTGTGAAGcatattattttccttttcttatTCCTATGTTCAACATGAAGATACAGTTTGTCTCCTTTATTCACGCACTGATTCGATTGAAATGCATGTGTGGCTCACATTCTCTCGTCGTCATTTTCTACTCTCGCTTACTCTCGCTCTCCCAAGCCAATGTAGCGCTCTCGTTTGCCTAAACTACATACACTCTTTTACACTCTATCTGATGCTGCGTTCGTTATacttttgcttgttttgctgtgttgACTTGACTGATTGTGTATCACTTTTACACACAGTTGCTGTCGGTGCGcatacgaaataaaaaaaaaatcggtgcATAGCGGCATAATTGACAATGCatattataatataaaaaagggttttttaaTCCACTTCATCAGCTCTGCATCTTGCTTTACCGATCTCTAATTTAATATTGATAACTAATCGAAAATTTTCGTgggaaaaatatatttttatatttttaactaCCCTGAATAATAGTCCGCATTGAGCGCTTTTACCACTACGCTCGATTTGTTGCCGAAGTTGGAATTATTTCACTGAGGGAGAATTTCGTGGTTCATTTTGAATGTTATGCTCAATATTTAATTacgttttcttcttattttcaGCGTACAATTAACGTTTCGTTTAACGATAGCGCGACAGCTAAAGGCAAATCAGTGAAGAACAGAAAACAACAGTGAAATAAAATAGTGTTGTGTGAAGAGAACTTATGACGAACATATAAAGAAGATCGATGCGATATACGGATACTAAGCCAACACTACTGTGTATTGATAGCCGTGTGCATGTGCGCTAGCATCAACAATTACgtttggttgtgttgtgttgtaacAGTACGGGACAGGCTGGCGTACCGTGGCCGGTACGAGTGCACACTCATAGGAACTGACATTCTTCCTCAGTAGTTCCGATTATAGAATATGATAGGTAAGAACTTACTATTTCCAACACATTAGTACGGAATGGTACTCCACAAACGGCACTACACTACACAACTAGGTTTGCTATGTTGACTGAAATTGACTGACCATTTTAATTCGATTGAACAACAATTATGACAGGCCAAAAACTCTCgtggttgtagagccaaagaagaagaaaagaataaGTTCGTTAAACAACACGcgcaaataataaaacatttgcttttattttctgcTCGTTTAAGGTTTAAGCCGCCGTGGAGTTAATGCAGGACCGTCATTGAGTTTACCGTCTACACTGGAGGATTCTACGAATAACTGGAAAGGAACACCTTCGGGTCCAACTGATCCCTCGCAGCAAGGTGCAGGTCCAGGAGCTGGAGGCCCAGGCGGTCCTGGAGTCGCTGGTAATGGTGGCCCTGGAGGTCCGGGGGGACCTGGGGGTCAAGGACCGGGTGTAAACAGCTTTGGCGGTCCTGGTGGGGGAAACTTTGGAGGCCCAGTATTTCCGGCAGCTGGCCAAGGATCTCCAGCCGGAGGATCTGCTTCCAATAGCTATCAAAATTTACCACCCGGAACTGGTTCGAACACACCGCAATATACAGCATCGCCTGCACCTTCTGGTTCGTCCACGCCCGGTCCAGGCCCTCCACAGAATGTGGGCTCCGGGTTTCCTCCCCCAAACGCAGGTGGCCCTGCAGGGCCGGGAGGTCCATACAATGGTCCCGTCGGAGGTGGTCCCGTAGCGGTAGGCCCTTTTAGTTCTCCTTCTGCTAATGGTCCCCAGTTTGGTCGACCGGGCAGCTCGGGCTCCGCCTTCGGGAGCGGGCCTCACTTTACATCACCTAGTGGGCCAGGTAACTTCGGTGGCCCCCAGTTCGGCATACCTCCAGGTTCTCCTTTCGGTCATGGGCCAAACGGATCGAATATGGGTGGTCCGATGGGACAAGGTCACTTGATGGGAGGTCCGCAACCTGTGGATCGCATGGATCAAAGGTAAGCGGCGCAGGTTTCCAGTTTTAAATCGACAAAAACCATAACGGTTTCTTGCATGTTGATTGATGTGGTTTTTCATTACGATTTACAGTCAATTGAACGTTCCCAGGAGGCATGCATATTTCGGCCAACCAGATTATAGAATCTATGAACTCAACAAACGATTACAGCAGCGAACTGAAGTAAGTATCCTACGCCATAGAACCGATTGACCCTACGCCACCCGATTGAGCGAGGCGCTATAATGAAATGTTTGATTGTATTCACCTATTTTTCCACTTAGGAAAGTGATAACTGTTGGTGGGACTCGTTTGCGAATGAGTTTTTCGAAGATGACGCTACATTAACTTTAACCTTTTGTTTGGAGGATGGACCAAAAAGATATAGTGAGCATAAGAACAACAGCATTTGATGATTGACAAAGTTGTACTAAATGGAATAATTTCATTCATCTTATTATTGTAGCTATAGGACGCACACTGATTCCGCGATATTTTCGGAGTATTTTCGAAGGCGGCGTGACAGAGCTGTACTTTAACTTGCGGCATTCGAAGGAATCGTTTCACAACACATCAATTACGCTCGATTGTGATCAATGCACTATGGAAACGATCCACGGGAAGCCGATGTACACCAAGGTAAGCCATTTTGTTATCTAGAAACCTTACACAGGATGCATAAACGGCCGCGGTCAATGGTTGTGTTGCAGTGCTTTTATATAAAATATGTTCCGCCAGCaaacggccaggccgttcttgtcgaattaaaaaaaaaaacacaaaaaacaattgtTCCCCTTTGTTGACCCaacatatttatttaacaatcaGTTTCTTCGAATGCTAAGATGCACAATTAAAAACTCATTATCTGTAtcgcaatacggccaggccatcTCTTacgaataaagaaaaaactaaataataaCTTTACTAAAATCATCTACTTAAATTTGGAAGTTAGGATTTAATTAGGAAGGATTTAAAATGGAAGTTCCGCTACAATGCCCCTGGCATTGGCAACCATTACACCAACTTGCTAAGTGTgcaaaaaacaccaaacaaaatgtttaaaagCTTGTGTGCATCATGTACATACACCGAATGGACTTTCTTACAGAACTTCCTCTTGCTTCAATGATCTTCTTGATCAGTCAAACACATTTTGATTCGAAATGCAAAAGCTTGTTGTTGAATGTGAAACCGGTTTTCTGGGTATAAGGAGCCCCATGAAAATATTGAACAATGGATATTTGAATAGACATTTGAAATAGATAGTGTAATATTGCAAGCTAGTCAAATGAAAGcttgcaatcatacaatggcaTCATCAGCTGTGATTTGTTTTCCTGACCCAACCAATCCAAGAACAGCTAATCTCGGGGCAAATGACCCGTACcatttgatgaaaatgaccCAAGTCCACAGCTCTCTAGATAACAATGTTGATTTCTGTTTAAGTTTAAATAGTATACGGACCTTTTTACATAGTTTGGctttatgatttttatttgagtTTTACTTGTTCCCTTACAGTACAACGTAGTTATGTAGGCTTATGATAGCTGGATAGCACAAGgagaaaaaatgtaaatgtaaatttaaatttaaaaaaaccctgTCAAGCGGTAAAATCGCAAAATATCATTTCATCGTGTGTTTACATCACCAAGCCCTTTCATTCACATTCGGACATGTTTAACACAAAAATAAGTCGGAAAGTCGGAAATTAGTCGagtgatttaaaaattgtctTATATGATTCGTGAAAGCCTGTAACTCGTTAAATGGATAGAAATGGATTTTCATGTTTTCAGCTTCTTCATTTTTGGCGAAACTACCTCAAGAGGTGTTTGCGTGTCACTTTTTGGTGTCCTTGACTTGATTGTCTTGAATGCAACTGACCAGTCAGCTTAAGAGGATGTTCAACATCTGTTTGAAAATCGAATGTTTCAGTTACACAGCTGACAAATTGGAAATATGTTAGGAAAACATGATTGTCCActggtttataaataagtGATCATGTAGCATTTTTCATTTCGCATATGTaacatttcacttttcttgGTAAATTCTTTGGCAGTGTTTTCAGTtcgttgtgtttttgcttttcatacCCTTAGTTATCAAACCACACTGTGCTTGCTTACATTTTCGCGTTAATTTCTTCCATCCATTAGATTCGAGCAACAATCTACGTAGAATGCACAAGAAGAAAACGTCTAACAAACAGACCTCAGTTCAGCAATTCAATCGTGGTCTCGTGATAATAAAATTATCATATCATCATAATTATCATATAAACCTCTTGTTTAGAGGTTATTTGATcaaaaaagtatttttttagcTTAAgctccttccttccttggcacttggtatttctggctttctgcgacTTAATTTTTAACCGGAGTAAAGTATtgagccctacgtacggggaggtggtctggatgggatttgaaccccggtccttaGCTTAAGCACGTCTGGTTAATATAAAGAGGCAATGAAAAATCAATAGCCAATGTCATGAAAACTCATATCTACCATGACAGAAATTTGTCAAAGAGACGTATCAAAGAGAGAGCTTGATCTCTTTATCTTTAGCCAGTAAATTAATTATAACCATCCTGAGAGCATTTCTTTTGACCACAGGTGCAGGCTTTAGTTGATTGtcttaaaatgtttaaaaattgtttacatAAACACTTGCAGaaaatttttaaacttttgcGAATCTAGCAAATGGTCTCTCTAAATGGTTTAAATGGATTTAAACTGGCTAATTCAAACGACTAACCAAATGTTTGATGTTGTCGtaagaaaaatgcaaacaaacttTCGTGCAAGAAGTCTAGTGTAAAATATGCATTTGTGTGTAAATTTGATGTGCGGCTATAGGAATTGGTACCAACACAGgccatttgttttatttatctaGTCTAGCTCTTGCCGACCGTGAGACGGTCTACCGACTGCTTTTATTAGTCCGATATTATACGAAAGGCAGTTTTTTTACCAAACACTTCCACCGTGCCTTAGGGCAGTTCCTAGCAACAAAGTAAAGGTATTCCACTGAAATAAACAACCACGATGCTTCGTGTTTTCTTGTTCCGCAGGTTCTTACTGAAGGAAGACTTATCCTGGAATTCACGTTCGATGATCTAATGCGGATAAAATCATGGCACATGGCGGTCCGAACTCATCGAGAGCTGATACCACGATCAGTGATTGCACTCCACAGTCCTCAGCCAGATCCGGCCATGATTGAACAACTGTCGAAGAACATCACTAGACAAGGAATCACCAACTCAACATTAAATTATCTGCGCGTGAGTGGTGATGTTTTTAATGAGTACCCCTATTGCGACACCTATTGCCCATTACTGATCGCGATCCTCGTCGAAATCGCAACATTCCCTAATCGCGGGCGTATTTCGCAACTAATTTAGTTGATCTGCCTTTCCTACATTACTTCCCTCTGCTCTTTGGCACCACTCATTCGGTGTTCGTGTGGTGCAATACGCTGATTTTATTCGGTACATTTTACGTCTGTTTTAtcactgtgtttttttgttttgtttctcactCTATCATCGATGGTGGCCACCTTGGCGAATGGTTGGGCTGGTCAATTCGAACCGTCAGTTATGTGTGATACTGGAGCCGATGCAGGAGCTGATGTCCAGACACAAAGCGTACGCGCTGAGCCCACGGGATTGCTTGAAAACGACATTGTTCCAAAAGTGGCAACGGATGGTCGCACCGCCGGGTAAGAAAGGAGGTACTTCTTTGTCCATAGTCTGTGTCCATTATAATGTCCATAGTAATGTGTCAAGTCCATTATAATGTGGCAGTGACGgcttgtaaaaaaaacatttcatgTATGATTAATGTGGCGTGGTGTGGGGTTATCTGCTATTTGAATATACGTATCTGCCAGTGGAAGCTCTCGGCCTACCGGTGCGTCTATTCCTTGACTCTGGCGTTAATCACACACCATTTCCTGAATATAAATGTTCTAATATTTGTGCACAtcgttttttctctcgttttggTTTCGTGGCATATGATTGATATTAAAACAACGGCGCACATCCGCATAACTAGACGCGCAAAGGCCAGCAAACAAAAGACGGAAACGTAAGGGCTCCAGTTCAGGTGCTGGAGCAGGTAACGCCGGTCCACAggttcccagcaaaaaacgtTCACCTGGTCCAAATTTCTCGCTGGCGTCTCAGGTAGTGAGTTGATTTTCTCGATTTTCAAATCATTAGTTAGATATTCAAATAGCCTTCCGGCTGTTCGGCGTAGCGCATGTGTGGTTTTTtactgtttaaaaaaagaaacacaattctaatacctatgttttgtttttattttgtctgCATGATTGTCGCCGCTATAATCGTCGTGTCTGCGATCCCTTCGCGCCGGATTGTGCAAAGGATGTCATGGTGGTTGGGGAACCATCACTAATGGGCGGTGAGTTTGGTGACGAGGATGAACGATTGATCACCAGGCTTGAAAATACGCAATACGACGCTGCCAACAATCTCGAGCACGACGGCCACAATGCCTTTGGCAGTGGTGggggcggcggtggcggaggCGGCGGAGGCCACAACGATGGTGGTCCAATGAGCGGTGGCCCGACGTCGTGGCAGGTCGATCGAGGAGGTGGCGGCGGTGCAGTCAACAATTCCGGTTCTGGCGGCCAGGATggaggaaaaaagagcccgTCGGTGTCTCAGTGACAAATGTAAAATCCAATGCACCCTGCTCTATATGTATCCGCACCGTACGGATAAGAGGCATTCGAAAAGGTGCATTGGCACATTATTTGCAGAAAATCATCGCTATTGTAACAGTAAGTAATAATATGTACCGAGTTCGCTTACACATCATCCGCTGGGGCTAAAAACTTGGTACAGCAAGAGGGAACGAAAGTATGTGCACATGTCCGCAGCAGAGACAAATCCTGAAAACAAGGAACGAGAGAGGAGCATACGGGCAAACTGGGGTGGTTCACTGGTTGTATGCAAGAAGAAAGTGAGGACAGAAATAAGGTTTGCGACCGAATTCCTTTTTCACTCCAAATTTTGTACACCGCGCTCTGCATCACTGTCATTTCTCGCTAAACAATGGTACATACTATCTGCAGGCAACATGTTTCGTGCAGCATTACACTCATTACGATGGCCTCTGAGCATCGCCGCCAGCCGACGCTTACGGTGTGCAATAGAATT
It contains:
- the LOC118510087 gene encoding LIM domain-binding protein 1 isoform X3, producing the protein MIGLSRRGVNAGPSLSLPSTLEDSTNNWKGTPSGPTDPSQQGAGPGAGGPGGPGVAGNGGPGGPGGPGGQGPGVNSFGGPGGGNFGGPVFPAAGQGSPAGGSASNSYQNLPPGTGSNTPQYTASPAPSGSSTPGPGPPQNVGSGFPPPNAGGPAGPGGPYNGPVGGGPVAVGPFSSPSANGPQFGRPGSSGSAFGSGPHFTSPSGPGNFGGPQFGIPPGSPFGHGPNGSNMGGPMGQGHLMGGPQPVDRMDQSQLNVPRRHAYFGQPDYRIYELNKRLQQRTEESDNCWWDSFANEFFEDDATLTLTFCLEDGPKRYTIGRTLIPRYFRSIFEGGVTELYFNLRHSKESFHNTSITLDCDQCTMETIHGKPMYTKVLTEGRLILEFTFDDLMRIKSWHMAVRTHRELIPRSVIALHSPQPDPAMIEQLSKNITRQGITNSTLNYLRLCVILEPMQELMSRHKAYALSPRDCLKTTLFQKWQRMVAPPDAQRPANKRRKRKGSSSGAGAGNAGPQVPSKKRSPGPNFSLASQVDVMVVGEPSLMGGEFGDEDERLITRLENTQYDAANNLEHDGHNAFGSGGGGGGGGGGGHNDGGPMSGGPTSWQVDRGGGGGAVNNSGSGGQDGGKKSPSVSQ
- the LOC118510087 gene encoding LIM domain-binding protein 1 isoform X4 is translated as MIGLSRRGVNAGPSLSLPSTLEDSTNNWKGTPSGPTDPSQQGAGPGAGGPGGPGVAGNGGPGGPGGPGGQGPGVNSFGGPGGGNFGGPVFPAAGQGSPAGGSASNSYQNLPPGTGSNTPQYTASPAPSGSSTPGPGPPQNVGSGFPPPNAGGPAGPGGPYNGPVGGGPVAVGPFSSPSANGPQFGRPGSSGSAFGSGPHFTSPSGPGNFGGPQFGIPPGSPFGHGPNGSNMGGPMGQGHLMGGPQPVDRMDQSQLNVPRRHAYFGQPDYRIYELNKRLQQRTEESDNCWWDSFANEFFEDDATLTLTFCLEDGPKRYTIGRTLIPRYFRSIFEGGVTELYFNLRHSKESFHNTSITLDCDQCTMETIHGKPMYTKVLTEGRLILEFTFDDLMRIKSWHMAVRTHRELIPRSVIALHSPQPDPAMIEQLSKNITRQGITNSTLNYLRLCVILEPMQELMSRHKAYALSPRDCLKTTLFQKWQRMVAPPDAQRPANKRRKRKGSSSGAGAGNAGPQVPSKKRSPGPNFSLASQDVMVVGEPSLMGGEFGDEDERLITRLENTQYDAANNLEHDGHNAFGSGGGGGGGGGGGHNDGGPMSGGPTSWQVDRGGGGGAVNNSGSGGQDGGKKSPSVSQ
- the LOC118510087 gene encoding LIM domain-binding protein 1 isoform X1, coding for MIGLSRRGVNAGPSLSLPSTLEDSTNNWKGTPSGPTDPSQQGAGPGAGGPGGPGVAGNGGPGGPGGPGGQGPGVNSFGGPGGGNFGGPVFPAAGQGSPAGGSASNSYQNLPPGTGSNTPQYTASPAPSGSSTPGPGPPQNVGSGFPPPNAGGPAGPGGPYNGPVGGGPVAVGPFSSPSANGPQFGRPGSSGSAFGSGPHFTSPSGPGNFGGPQFGIPPGSPFGHGPNGSNMGGPMGQGHLMGGPQPVDRMDQSQLNVPRRHAYFGQPDYRIYELNKRLQQRTEESDNCWWDSFANEFFEDDATLTLTFCLEDGPKRYTIGRTLIPRYFRSIFEGGVTELYFNLRHSKESFHNTSITLDCDQCTMETIHGKPMYTKVLTEGRLILEFTFDDLMRIKSWHMAVRTHRELIPRSVIALHSPQPDPAMIEQLSKNITRQGITNSTLNYLRLCVILEPMQELMSRHKAYALSPRDCLKTTLFQKWQRMVAPPGKKGDAQRPANKRRKRKGSSSGAGAGNAGPQVPSKKRSPGPNFSLASQVDVMVVGEPSLMGGEFGDEDERLITRLENTQYDAANNLEHDGHNAFGSGGGGGGGGGGGHNDGGPMSGGPTSWQVDRGGGGGAVNNSGSGGQDGGKKSPSVSQ